One genomic window of Corticium candelabrum chromosome 21, ooCorCand1.1, whole genome shotgun sequence includes the following:
- the LOC134196319 gene encoding NHL repeat-containing protein 3-like, with protein MLSMHARRVVCTAALLCLLTQFERSASRILLKYKLDATWPLEPSKFVASAQDFCTAVDDVSQEVYVGLRGPGIPLSGPVLVFGEDGTYHRSWGHNVVDMIHGMRLQRLANGTARIWVTDLGNGAMGHTVKMFSTDGDLLETIGTPGKAGVSLNPIQFDQVADIAIDQSDSLYIVDGDGGMNNRLVKLDANRNLAWSVGVRGSKPSQFYIPHSVEFDPNLGMVWVADRGNNRTQAFNASDGSFITEWTCMRPKSPCHIRLDPSGHNFIMLDLLYANIFVIPAPKDVQSVNSCHVVRQTAMYPNNTKPHAFSISKTTWALYIGEVGANVTQKYVPYSGLSRDKHSAMFTTVTVFEPFLLCLLFVALLLWVVRRRLRSGGKPHNQRVGLIGETIWHK; from the exons ATGCTCAGTATGCACGCCCGTCGAGTTGTGTGTACTGCTGCTTTGCTGTGTTTACTGACGCAGTTTGAGCGTTCGGCTTCTCGAATTTTGTTGAAATACAAACTGGACGCCACCTGGCCATTAGAGCCGTCTAAATTTGTCGCATCTGCTCAAGATTTCTGCACAGCAGTCGACGACGTCAGTCAAGAAGTGTACGTCGGACTGAGAGGACCGGGAATCCCATTATCCGGCCCGGTACTCGTATTCGGTGAGGACGGAACGTATCACCGTTCGTGGGGACACAATGTAGTGGACATGATTCACGGTATGCGATTGCAAAGACTGGCAAACGGTACTGCGCGGATTTGGGTTACCGACCTCGGGAATGGAGCGATGGGTCACACTGTGAAGATGTTCAGCACTGACGGAGATCTGTTGGAGACGATTGGGACCCCAGGCAAGGCTGGAGTTTCGTTGAATCCGATTCAATTTGACCAG GTAGCTGATATTGCAATTGATCAATCTGACTCTCTCTACATTGTTGATGGTGATGGAGGCATGAACAATAGACTTGTCAAATTGGATGCTAATCGTAACCTGGCGTGGTCAGTGGGAGTGCGAGGAAGCAAGCCGAGTCAATTCTACATACCTCACAGTGTAGAATTTGACCCAAATCTTGGCATGGTGTGGGTAGCCGATAGAGGCAACAATCGAACTCAAGCCTTCAATGCAAGTGACGGCAGTTTTATTACCGAGTGGACGTGCATGAGGCCAAAGTCTCCATGCCACATTCGTCTCGATCCAAGTGGACACAACTTTATTATGCTCGATCTTCTGTATGCAAACATCTTTGTAATTCCCGCACCAAAAGACGTCCAGTCAGTGAACAGCTGCCACGttgtcagacagacagctatGTATCCGAACAATACTAAACCCCATGCATTCTCAATTAGCAAGACCACTTGGGCATTGTATATTGGTGAAGTGGGTGCAAATGTGACTCAGAAGTATGTCCCTTACAGTGGGCTTTCACGGGACAAGCATTCGGCGATGTTCACGACTGTTACTGTGTTTGAGCCTTTCTTGTTGTGTCTTTTATTTGTTGCTTTACTGTTGTGGGTGGTGAGACGTCGGTTAAGGTCAGGGGGGAAACCTCACAATCAACGGGTTGGACTAATAGGTGAAACTATTTGGCACAAGTAG
- the LOC134196592 gene encoding uncharacterized protein LOC134196592 has protein sequence MNQRRPARLTCVTLDPGPPLDNEGIRLLHGDRRIPIKQPSEQFLRSPSPSLRCFENVDEDNQERAFLTRVTVLSRPQSAPVKLGCDACAKKLYLQQQDCELTSLRLSYNSRRLNKRESPPAHSKQAFLTGAMYNSRKWLDADCMDKLWPPQKHVTRDKHKKLQLPSLEHSAEHLSTNTQTPNQTLSENQHSNVSYLYGKRQPKCFVKGSKVALTARPPSATFSHPTQSDPQHTVTLNRHERIRSAPGRIVRFKSKKCHTYNLQLLEDNDYTDVTEAARQSSAENLVTTEFKFESAKAEIIPDATQDDDNYMKVEITNVSDF, from the exons ATGAATCAAAGACGTCCTGCAAGATTGACCTGCGTTACTCTCGATCCCGGTCCTCCGTTGGATAATGAAGGAATCAGGCTACTGCACGGAGATCGCAGAATTCCAATCAAGCAACCGAGCGAGCAATTTCTGCGAAGCCCGAGTCCATCATTGCGTTGTTTTGAAAACGTGGATGAAGACAACCAAGAGAGAGCGTTTTTGACTCGTGTTACCGTCTTAAGCAG ACCGCAGTCTGCTCCAGTAAAGTTAGGCTGTGACGCTTGTGCTAAAAAATTATACCTCCAACAGCAAG ATTGTGAGTTGACTTCACTACGACTCTCCTATAACTCAAG AAGACTAAACAAAAGAGAATCTCCTCCAGCTCATTCAAAGCAAGCTTTTCTCACTGGAGCTATGTATAACAG CAGGAAGTGGTTAGATGCAGATTGTATGGACAAGCTATGGCCACCCCAGAAACATGTGACCAGAGACAAGCACAAGAAACTCCAACTACCAAGTCTAGAACACAGTGCAGAGCACCTctccacaaacacacaaacacctaaTCAAACTTTGTCGGAAAATCAGCACAGCAATGTATCATATCTCTACGGTAAAAGACAACCGAAATGCTTTGTAAAAGGCTCAAAAGTAGCCTTAACAGCAAGACCTCCAAGTGCTACATTTTCTCATCCAACCCAATCGGATCCTCAACATACAGTAACACTAAACAGGCATGAGCGAATCAGATCTGCCCCTGGTCGAATTGTCAGGTTCAAATCTAAGAAATGTCACACATACAACCTTCAATTGTTAGAGGACAATGACTACACTGATGTTACTGAAGCAGCTAGACAATCTTCAGCCGAGAATTTGGTAACTACCGAGTTTAAGTTTGAGTCAGCAAAAGCAGAAATAATTCCTGATGCTACACAAGATGACGACAATTATATGAAAGTGGAGATAACGAATGTCAGTGATTTTTGA
- the LOC134196184 gene encoding ankyrin repeat domain-containing protein 49-like produces the protein MAAAALSEAGSDAGVADLSDARSTDSDMSAASTVSRTSGASGASKASGASAASKDLTGKKKKKRKRFQKPDPDMWSSMAVVDWDDCESETTECSEYLETDVGDSLIRAAQVGDVQVVDTILRSVDAEILNYKDQDGYTPLHRATYNGHIEAMKRLMAAGADVTAETNDGWHPLHCACRWNQTEAASLLLQNGGDVNAQTKGGQTPLHLAASMRDGGPTIVLLLMHREIKPHVVNCAGETPLDLAKRNGVHAGLFEMVEDSYKDVRTTHQLCKIRTSYRNILDGSYAVVQLLVTISDTGILGAVV, from the exons ATGGCGGCTGCTGCTTTAAGCGAAGCTGGAAGTGACGCAGGAGTTGCCGACCTCAGTGATGCTCGCAGTACTGACTCAGACATGTCGGCTGCGTCGACGGTCAGTCGAACCTCCGGCGCATCAGGCGCCAGCAAAGCCTCCGGGGCGAGTGCGGCAAGCAAAGATCTGACtggaaagaaaaagaagaaacgAAAACGATTCCAGAAGCCAGATCCGGATATGTGGAGCTCTATGGCTGTTGTTGACTGGGATGACTGTGAATCAGAGACAACAGAATGTAGTGAATATTTGGAGACGGATGTGGGTGATTCACTGATTAGAGCCGCTCAGGTTGGAGATGTACAAGTAGTCGACACGATTCTTAGGTCTGTCGATGCCGAGATTTTGAATTATAAAGATCAAGATGGATACACACCATTGCATAGAGCTACTTACAATGGTCATATTGAGGCGATGAAGAGGTTAATGGCTGCTGGAGCTGATGTTACAGCAGAAACCAACGATGGTTGGCATCCATTGCACTGTGCTTGTCGATGGAATCAGACCGAGGCTGCATCTTTGCTTCTTCAGAATGGTGGAGATGTTAATGCACAGACAAAAGGGGGGCAGACGCCGTTGCATTTGGCTGCATCTATGAGAGATGGCGGTCCAAcgatagtgttgttgttgatgcataGGGAGATTAAACCTCATGTCGTCAATTGTGCTGGTGAGACTCCATTGGATTTGGCAAAAAGAAACGGTGTTCATGCTGGCTTATTTGAAATGGTCGAGGACAGT TACAAGGATGTACGTACTACTCATCAGCTTTGCAAGATCAGGACATCATATAGGAATATATTAGATGGGAGTTATGCAGTGGTACAGCTATTAGTTACCATAAGTGACACTGGAATATTGGGAGCAGTTGTATAG
- the LOC134196335 gene encoding uncharacterized protein LOC134196335 isoform X2, translating to MRKAGCVKGFKYFAVYMRGREEMICKVINEPQRMSRSTSASLSGSFEMHGIDLPRNQQSFMISQRTQRRLSGYGFIDVGLPPASPSDREIDSADDNTTMFLIAGYSTYNCPYVWVRSNHERLVRLSGEDTTAKDNPLKLESTTKWNDQDIRVWDIIAELVAICTVPAPKDPFAVDLSYYDTLPVAESVLATGAMINFLQKVLDTGGHMCNSKILDDLNAVTQRHFEDMSKLLVEKNVAPASPSIGSHIGTRVHSQSAD from the exons ATGCGCAAGGCTGGGTGCGTGAAG GGTTTTAAGTACTTTGCAGTTTATATGAGAGGTCGAGAAGAAATGATTTGTAAAGTCATCAACGAGCCTCAG CGAATGTCAAGATCAACATCAGCATCTCTCAGTGGCAGCTTCGAAATGCATGGAATTGATTTACCCAGGAATCA ACAGTCTTTTATGATATCTCAGAGGACACAGAGAAG GCTGAGTGGGTATGGGTTTATTGATGTTGGACTGCCTCCTGCTAGTCCCAGCGATCGTGAGATCGATAGTGCT GACGATAACACAACTATGTTTCTTATTGCCGGCTATAGCACTTACAACTGTCCGTATGTGTGG GTACGTTCAAATCACGAGAGATTAGTTCGTCTCAGCGGTGAGGACACGACTGCGAAGGACAATCCACTCAAACTGGAGTCGACGACAAAGTGGAACGATCAAG ACATCAGAGTGTGGGACATCATCGCCGAGCTTGTCGCCATTTGCACAGTACCTGCTCCTAAAGATCCGTTTGCTGTTGACCTTTCATATTATGACACTTTACCAGTAGCTGAAAGTGTACTGGCGACTGGTGCTATGATCAACTTTTTGCAGAAAGTTCTGGATACCGGAGGGCACATGTGCAACTCAAAAA TTTTAGATGATTTGAATGCTGTGACGCAGAGACACTTTGAAGACATGAGCAAACTTCTTGTAGAGAAGAATGTAGCTCCTGCATCACCGTCTATTGGCAGTCATATTGGTACAAGAGTCCATTCTCAATCTGCAGACTAA
- the LOC134196335 gene encoding uncharacterized protein LOC134196335 isoform X1 codes for MEKKRLHAFLLEMRKAGCVKGFKYFAVYMRGREEMICKVINEPQRMSRSTSASLSGSFEMHGIDLPRNQQSFMISQRTQRRLSGYGFIDVGLPPASPSDREIDSADDNTTMFLIAGYSTYNCPYVWVRSNHERLVRLSGEDTTAKDNPLKLESTTKWNDQDIRVWDIIAELVAICTVPAPKDPFAVDLSYYDTLPVAESVLATGAMINFLQKVLDTGGHMCNSKILDDLNAVTQRHFEDMSKLLVEKNVAPASPSIGSHIGTRVHSQSAD; via the exons ATG GAGAAGAAGAGACTGCACGCTTTTCTTCTTGAAATGCGCAAGGCTGGGTGCGTGAAG GGTTTTAAGTACTTTGCAGTTTATATGAGAGGTCGAGAAGAAATGATTTGTAAAGTCATCAACGAGCCTCAG CGAATGTCAAGATCAACATCAGCATCTCTCAGTGGCAGCTTCGAAATGCATGGAATTGATTTACCCAGGAATCA ACAGTCTTTTATGATATCTCAGAGGACACAGAGAAG GCTGAGTGGGTATGGGTTTATTGATGTTGGACTGCCTCCTGCTAGTCCCAGCGATCGTGAGATCGATAGTGCT GACGATAACACAACTATGTTTCTTATTGCCGGCTATAGCACTTACAACTGTCCGTATGTGTGG GTACGTTCAAATCACGAGAGATTAGTTCGTCTCAGCGGTGAGGACACGACTGCGAAGGACAATCCACTCAAACTGGAGTCGACGACAAAGTGGAACGATCAAG ACATCAGAGTGTGGGACATCATCGCCGAGCTTGTCGCCATTTGCACAGTACCTGCTCCTAAAGATCCGTTTGCTGTTGACCTTTCATATTATGACACTTTACCAGTAGCTGAAAGTGTACTGGCGACTGGTGCTATGATCAACTTTTTGCAGAAAGTTCTGGATACCGGAGGGCACATGTGCAACTCAAAAA TTTTAGATGATTTGAATGCTGTGACGCAGAGACACTTTGAAGACATGAGCAAACTTCTTGTAGAGAAGAATGTAGCTCCTGCATCACCGTCTATTGGCAGTCATATTGGTACAAGAGTCCATTCTCAATCTGCAGACTAA
- the LOC134196336 gene encoding actin-related protein 2/3 complex subunit 4: MSATLKPYLSAVRATLEAAMCLENFNSQIVERHNKPEVEIRSNKEVLLSPVVVSRNEKERVLIEGSVNSLRISIGIKQADEIEKILCHKFMRFMMMRAENFVVLRRKAVEGYDISFLVTNFHTEQMFKHKLVDFIIQFMEDIDKEISEMKLAVNARARICAEEFLKKF, encoded by the coding sequence ATGTCGGCCACGTTGAAACCGTACCTGAGTGCAGTGCGAGCAACCCTAGAGGCCGCAATGTGCCTCGAAAACTTCAATTCTCAGATTGTGGAGCGTCACAACAAGCCTGAAGTAGAGATTCGCAGCAACAAGGAGGTGCTTCTGTCTCCTGTCGTGGTCAGCCGAAACGAGAAGGAGCGCGTTCTTATTGAAGGCTCTGTCAACTCTCTACGAATCAGTATCGGTATCAAACAGGCCGACGAAATCGAGAAGATTCTCTGTCACAAGTTTATGCGTTTCATGATGATGAGAGCTGAGAATTTCGTCGTGTTGAGACGCAAAGCGGTAGAAGGGTACGACATCAGCTTCCTCGTCACCAACTTTCACACCGAGCAGATGTTCAAGCACAAGCTGGTCGATTTCATAATTCAGTTTATGGAAGATATAGACAAGGAGATCAGCGAAATGAAGTTGGCTGTCAATGCGAGGGCTCGCATCTGTGCTGAGGAATTTCTCAAGAAATTCTGA
- the LOC134196337 gene encoding cytochrome b-c1 complex subunit 6, mitochondrial-like: MNIMTDSEEMTTVTEEEESSVTDDPLDDSVVEDAGGDGDEEEEEDIEDPQEIIREKCRETKKCASLRDKLNTCNERVLSRKRTEETCEEELFDFVHCVDHCVAKTLFSKLK; encoded by the exons ATGaacatcatgacagacagcGAAGAAATGACAACTGTAACCGAGGAggaagaaagcagcgttacTGAT GACCCTTTAGATGACTCGGTTGTGGAAGACGCCGGTGGTGATGGGgacgaagaggaagaggaagacaTAGAAGATCCACAAGAAATTATAAGGGAAAAGTGTCGAGAGACGAAGAAATGCGCATCTCTACGAGATAAATTGAACACTTGTAACGAGCGGGTGCTGAGTCGGAAACGCACTGAAGAGACATGCGAGGAGGAGTTATTCGATTTCGTTCACTGCGTAGATCATTGT GTTGCCAAGACGTTGTTTTCCAAGCTCAAGTGA
- the LOC134196268 gene encoding fibrinogen C domain-containing protein 1-like: MRMQLALMITLPIVATALTHIGGDGDVNVTATGNIHLSATSVTVNGRPLDAGQKGDVGAAGPPGKPAPDACHCCDRLAALELELARVGLATSLSRNCKEILSTGYRRSGVYTVDPRDGLGAFKVYCDMTTDGGGWTVFQRRQDGYVDFYRNWADYKAGFGDLNGEFWLGLDKIHRLTATNQTLRFDMKDFENEERYALYSTFAVGKEAAGYKLTVGQYSGNAGDSFASYHNGMKFSTKDQDNDSTSSNCAATWFGGWWYNNCHHSNLNGKYLKGSSANSVGVNWKHWKGFTYSLKFTEMKTRPAV; the protein is encoded by the coding sequence ATGAGGATGCAGCTCGCTTTGATGATTACTCTACCAATCGTCGCCACGGCTTTGACCCACATCGGAGGAGACGGAGACGTAAACGTAACAGCAACGGGAAACATTCATCTTAGTGCAACAAGTGTTACCGTCAACGGTAGACCTCTAGACGCTGGACAGAAAGGAGACGTAGGGGCTGCAGGTCCGCCAGGAAAACCAGCTCCGGACGCATGCCATTGCTGTGATCGTTTGGCAGCTTTAGAGTTAGAGCTAGCGCGAGTGGGTTTGGCAACGTCACTTTCTAGAAACTGCAAAGAAATTTTGTCGACTGGATATCGTCGCAGCGGTGTGTACACTGTTGATCCTCGTGATGGTTTGGGGGCTTTTAAGGTGTATTGTGACATGACGACGGATGGAGGTGGTTGGACTGTCTTTCAGAGAAGACAAGATGGAtatgtcgatttctatcgcaATTGGGCAGATTACAAAGCTGGTTTTGGTGATCTGAATGGAGAATTTTGGTTGGGATTGGATAAGATACATCGTCTTACTGCTACAAACCAAACGCTTAGGTTTGATATGAAAGACTTTGAAAATGAAGAACGGTATGCGCTCTACAGTACTTTCGCTGTGGGAAAAGAAGCTGCTGGATACAAGCTGACCGTTGGGCAATACAGTGGCAATGCTGGCGATTCATTCGCATCTTATCACAACGGAATGAAATTTTCAACTAAAGACCAGGACAATGACTCAACTTCAAGTAATTGTGCTGCTACTTGGTTTGGTGGATGGTGGTACAATAACTGTCATCACTCTAATTTGAACGGGAAATATTTAAAGGGAAGTTCTGCTAATTCGGTTGGTGTTAATTGGAAGCATTGGAAAGGATTTACGTACTCACTGAAATTTACTGAAATGAAAACAAGACCAGCGGTGTGA
- the LOC134196183 gene encoding uncharacterized protein LOC134196183 — protein MSNAHAQTESVGEVVGCDKMSVTGEDEALPVEGSVKICCCKSSNEHSAEGSIEEMFLDSKGREIAELEQPEILSMLPNFEGKRVLELGAGIGRHTKNIAERASHVTAVDFMENFIQKNKEANGKHPHVEFLCADVTHLERQPASYDIIFSNWLLMYLGDDEVQKLLNKMLMWLVDDGQLFFHESCFGQSGDKSRTSNPTFYRSPMVYGALLDAAHNVTPDGSISSFELMWGRSLQAYIQLKSNPNQLCWLYKKVTKPGVANGHPGEHPSFQQFLDKQQYSLNGILRYERIFGKEFISTGGLQTTKEFVPSLNLKVGEKVIDVGCGIGGSAFYMAENFGVQVLGVDLSANMISIAQERTLQYQQLFDKVQFEICDVTVREFLPETFDVVYTRDTLLHIADKPTLFKKFLSWLKPGGRLLITDYCCGTDPWTPDFAEYVKHRGYHLLDVRSYGKIIEEAGFTKVVAEDKTSMFVSVLTEELTKFRKEKDSFIKEFTAEDYDAIVSGWAAKLERCQVGQQKWGLFLATKS, from the exons ATGTCGAACGCGCATGCTCAGACTGAGAGCGTAGGCGAGGTCGTCGGGTGTGACAAGATGAGCGTGACGGGCGAGGATGAGGCATTACCTGTTGAGGGTTCAGTGAAAATTTGCTGTTGTAAGTCATCAAATG AACACTCTGCAGAAGGCTCAATTGAAGAAATGTTTCTCGACTCCAAAGGGAGGGAGATTGCAGAGCTAGAGCAGCCAGAAATATTGAGCATGTTACCAAATTTCGAGGGCAAACGTGTCTTGGAACTTGGAGCTGGAATTGGCCGGCACACGAAAAACATTGCTGAAAGGGCAAGCCACGTGACTGCAGTGGACTTCATGGAAAACTTCATACAAAAGAACAAGGAGGCAAACGGAAAGCATCCCCATGTCGAATTTCTTTGTGCTGATGTAACCCATCTGGAAAGACAGCCTGCCAGCTATGACATCATCTTTTCCAACTGGTTGCTTATGTATCTTGGAGATGATGAGGTACAGAAGCTGCTCAACAAGATGCTAAT GTGGCTGGTGGATGATGGACAGTTGTTTTTCCACGAGTCATGCTTTGGACAGTCAGGAGACAAGTCGAGGACATCTAATCCAACATTCTACAGATCACCAATG GTTTATGGTGCTCTCTTGGATGCAGCCCATAATGTTACACCAGACGGAAGCATCTCCTCCTTTGAGTTGATGTGGGGCAGGAGCTTGCAGGCGTACATTCAACTGAAATCTAATCCCAACCAGCTTTGTTGGCTGTATAAGAAAGTAACCAAACCAGGAGTTGCCAATGGACATCCAGGAGAGCATCCCAGCTTCCAACAGTTTCTCGATAAGCAGCAATATTCCCTCAATGGGATCCTTCGATATGAAAGAATATTTGGCAAGGAGTTTATCAGCACTGGAGGATTGCAGACAACGAAG GAATTTGTGCCTTCTCTCAACTTGAAAGTGGGAGAGAAGGTAATCGATGTTGGCTGTGGGATAGGTGGCAGTGCTTTCTACATGGCAGAG AACTTTGGTGTACAAGTACTCGGTGTTGACTTATCAGCTAACATGATCTCCATTGCCCAAGAGAGGACACTACAATATCAACAGTTGTTTGACAAA GTACAGTTTGAAATCTGTGATGTGACAGTGAGAGAATTCTTACCAGAGACGTTTGATGTCGTGTACACTAGAGACACCTTGTTGCATATTGCAGATAAGCCAACTCTCTTCAAGAAGTTTTTG TCATGGTTGAAGCCAGGTGGACGATTACTCATCACCGACTACTGCTGTGGAACTGATCCCTGGACACCGGACTTTGCAGAATATGTTAAGCACCGTGGGTATCACCTCCTGGATGTCCGGTCATATGGAAAG ATTATTGAAGAAGCTGGGTTCACTAAGGTTGTTGCTGAAGATAAAACGTCTATGTTTGTGTCAGTTCTCACCGAGGAATTGACCAAATTCAGAAAGGAAAAAGATTCATTTATCAAA GAATTCACTGCTGAGGATTATGATGCTATTGTCAGTGGTTGGGCAGCCAAGCTGGAGAGATGTCAAGTTGGTCAGCAGAAGTGGGGCCTGTTTTTAGCTACAAAGTCATAA
- the LOC134196622 gene encoding dynein light chain Tctex-type protein 2B-like, which yields MEVDGENTYMLRPNFKTKFRPAVAKDVIRNTLHEHLDGKEYNSEEASVWTKTICDEIKDKLKEQGFDRYKFIVQVVVGEQRGEGVKMGCRCFWDSDTDNYVRDVFMNDTIFCVAAAFGVFYY from the exons ATGGAAGTTGACGGCGAAAATACGTACATGCTGCGTCCTAACTTCAAAACCAA GTTTAGACCAGCTGTTGCAAAGGATGTCATTAGAAATACTCTTCATGAGCATCTAGACGGCAAAGAGTACAACTCTGAAGAGGCTAGCGTTTGGACGAAGACTATTTGTGATGAAATAAAAGACAAATTGAAAG AACAAGGGTTTGACCGGTACAAGTTCATAGTCCAAGTAGTAGTGGGAGAACAAAGAGGAGAAGGAGTCAA AATGGGATGTCGATGCTTCTGGGATTCAGATACAGACAACTATGTACGGGATGTGTTTATGAAC GACACCATATTTTGTGTAGCTGCAGCATTCGGAGTATTCTACTACTAG